A region from the Parasphingopyxis sp. CP4 genome encodes:
- a CDS encoding DNA polymerase III subunit chi gives MQVDFYQLAGTPIEKTVPLLAAKTLENNEKMLIVADEDMLISKLNEALWAYDSTAFLPHGKASDPGSEGQPVLLSNTPSAANGAKFALIADGKWRDETLSFERVFYLFDDDQIDEARQAWKVLSQQDDVEPRYWKQEGGRWRQGP, from the coding sequence GTGCAGGTCGACTTCTATCAACTGGCCGGCACGCCGATCGAAAAAACTGTTCCATTGCTGGCAGCCAAGACGCTCGAAAATAATGAAAAAATGCTGATCGTCGCAGACGAGGATATGCTGATTTCAAAGCTGAACGAAGCGCTTTGGGCCTATGACTCCACCGCATTTCTGCCGCATGGCAAGGCAAGCGATCCGGGGTCAGAAGGCCAACCCGTGCTGTTATCGAATACTCCGTCTGCCGCAAACGGCGCGAAATTTGCGCTGATTGCAGACGGTAAGTGGCGGGACGAAACACTCTCCTTCGAGCGGGTTTTCTACTTATTCGATGATGATCAAATCGACGAGGCGCGCCAAGCCTGGAAAGTGCTAAGCCAACAAGACGATGTCGAACCGCGCTACTGGAAACAGGAAGGCGGGCGCTGGCGGCAGGGGCCCTAA
- the purN gene encoding phosphoribosylglycinamide formyltransferase translates to MAKRARVAILISGRGSNMAALLYAAKRQGCPYKVVLVASNDPDARGLAVAAAENIPTFSHSHKGMEREEFDALIHDALREADADYVVLAGYMRILSSGFVEKWEGRMLNIHPSLLPKYKGLDTYQRAIDAGDTVSGCSVHLVTPTLDDGPVLGQTEVAILADDTPEKLATRIRIAEHQLYVRVLEDLVSRELDPDWLVGKVNQLALELPQTHAKTSHGSPGWRVGTEKSGKFFAYVSVHHHGEDAVALLVKTSGTDEQAALIEAEPDIYYRPAYYGASGWIAVRLDTGAVDWDHIASWLRKSWSFVAPKKLQPLVEFLGD, encoded by the coding sequence ATGGCTAAGCGCGCCCGCGTTGCCATTCTCATTTCCGGACGCGGAAGCAATATGGCTGCATTACTCTATGCGGCGAAACGCCAAGGCTGTCCTTATAAGGTGGTTCTTGTCGCGTCCAATGATCCAGATGCGCGGGGATTGGCCGTGGCTGCGGCCGAAAACATTCCGACATTTTCCCACAGCCATAAGGGTATGGAACGCGAGGAATTCGATGCCCTGATCCATGACGCCTTGCGCGAAGCGGACGCGGATTATGTCGTGCTCGCCGGATATATGCGGATATTATCGTCAGGATTTGTCGAAAAATGGGAAGGTCGGATGCTCAATATCCACCCCTCGCTGCTCCCAAAATATAAGGGGCTTGATACCTATCAGCGGGCGATCGATGCGGGCGATACGGTGTCGGGTTGTTCGGTGCATCTTGTAACGCCGACGCTGGATGATGGCCCGGTTCTTGGGCAGACAGAAGTTGCGATCCTGGCCGATGATACGCCGGAAAAACTGGCGACCCGGATCCGGATTGCCGAGCACCAGCTCTATGTTCGCGTGCTGGAAGATCTGGTCAGTCGCGAACTCGATCCGGATTGGCTGGTTGGCAAAGTGAATCAGCTGGCGCTCGAGTTACCACAAACCCATGCCAAAACATCGCACGGGTCACCCGGGTGGCGCGTCGGAACCGAAAAGAGCGGGAAATTCTTCGCCTATGTCTCGGTCCATCATCATGGCGAGGATGCCGTGGCACTGCTGGTCAAGACCAGCGGAACAGACGAACAGGCTGCACTTATCGAGGCTGAACCCGATATCTATTATCGCCCGGCCTATTATGGCGCGTCAGGTTGGATCGCGGTTCGCCTGGATACGGGCGCCGTCGATTGGGATCATATTGCCAGTTGGCTAAGAAAGAGCTGGAGCTTCGTCGCGCCGAAAAAGCTCCAGCCTCTCGTTGAATTTTTGGGCGACTAG
- a CDS encoding Ppx/GppA family phosphatase — MSVLSLFRSEETPSASVDGRTAVIDIGSNSIRLVVFDGHGRLPAFLFNEKVMVGLGARRDENGALKDDAIADALGILRRFQSLAKAMNVTDMRAVATAAVREAGNGQDFIAQLAGIGLNVRLLSGQDEARLAAMGVLSAIPDAEGLVGDLGGGSLELARIEGGEVHECASFPLGVLRVAELRASGKKGALKSTVSKALKSADWVKKCEGQPLFLVGGSWRALARVDMQRTKFPLPIVHHYTMQAERASKLVRLLARIDKDKLSCVPSMASQRIPHLPNGAAMLSQLVKQIGIGELIVSAYGLREGLLYERLDNHARQIDPLIAATREEGERQGRFPEHGDLLNRWIAPLFDHESETDQRIRLAACLLADTGWRAHPEFRAERGLEMALHGNWVGIESNGRGKLAQALFTNFGGGVGVVPELANLCSKKELAQAARWGLAMRFGQRLSGGVAGPLEKSRVSLDDDILVLSLDRSDAALYSQPVAKRHRQLADAFDRESKMQLLG; from the coding sequence ATGTCCGTTCTATCCCTTTTCCGTTCGGAGGAGACCCCGAGCGCGTCCGTTGATGGACGTACAGCGGTTATCGATATCGGCTCGAACTCCATCCGCCTGGTCGTGTTTGACGGCCATGGGCGGCTGCCAGCCTTTCTGTTCAACGAAAAGGTGATGGTCGGCCTCGGTGCGCGTCGTGACGAAAATGGTGCTCTCAAGGATGACGCTATCGCTGATGCGCTCGGTATCTTGCGGCGGTTCCAATCGCTCGCCAAGGCCATGAATGTAACCGATATGCGCGCCGTCGCGACAGCTGCAGTGCGTGAGGCAGGCAATGGCCAGGATTTCATTGCTCAACTGGCGGGTATCGGCCTGAACGTCCGGCTTCTGTCTGGGCAAGACGAAGCGCGCCTCGCGGCCATGGGTGTTTTATCGGCCATCCCGGATGCCGAAGGGCTGGTCGGTGATCTTGGCGGCGGCAGCCTGGAACTTGCGCGGATCGAAGGTGGCGAGGTTCATGAATGCGCGTCATTCCCGTTGGGCGTGCTGCGGGTCGCCGAACTGCGGGCCTCGGGCAAGAAGGGCGCGCTCAAAAGCACCGTATCGAAAGCACTGAAATCCGCGGATTGGGTCAAGAAGTGCGAAGGGCAGCCCTTGTTTCTGGTCGGCGGGTCATGGCGTGCACTGGCGCGCGTTGACATGCAGCGGACCAAATTCCCGCTCCCGATCGTTCATCATTATACCATGCAAGCTGAACGCGCTTCGAAGCTGGTGCGACTGCTCGCACGGATCGACAAAGACAAGCTCAGTTGCGTCCCGTCCATGGCTTCGCAACGCATTCCGCATCTTCCCAATGGCGCGGCAATGCTATCCCAGCTGGTCAAGCAGATCGGCATTGGAGAACTGATCGTCTCCGCTTACGGCCTGCGCGAGGGTTTGCTCTATGAGCGGCTCGACAACCATGCTCGCCAGATCGATCCGCTCATCGCGGCAACCCGCGAAGAAGGGGAACGGCAAGGCCGATTCCCGGAACATGGAGACTTGTTGAATCGCTGGATTGCGCCGCTATTCGACCATGAATCGGAAACCGATCAGCGGATTCGCCTTGCAGCATGCCTCCTCGCGGATACCGGCTGGCGCGCCCATCCAGAGTTTCGCGCTGAACGGGGACTGGAAATGGCACTGCACGGCAACTGGGTCGGTATAGAAAGCAACGGACGTGGCAAACTGGCACAGGCGCTATTCACGAATTTCGGCGGCGGAGTTGGGGTCGTTCCGGAGTTGGCCAATCTGTGCAGCAAGAAAGAACTGGCCCAAGCCGCCCGTTGGGGGCTTGCCATGCGCTTTGGCCAGCGGCTGAGCGGCGGTGTCGCCGGTCCACTCGAAAAGAGCCGGGTGAGCCTGGACGATGATATTCTGGTTCTGTCCCTGGATCGTTCAGATGCTGCGCTCTACAGCCAGCCCGTCGCCAAGCGGCATCGACAACTTGCTGATGCATTCGACAGAGAATCGAAAATGCAGCTACTGGGCTAA
- a CDS encoding heavy-metal-associated domain-containing protein, translating to MQFITRNLIVALAIALLVMGAAGVVLAQQQPTRENARDFGFDARASYEVTGILVDASGENAEDARRNAWEQAQREGWRMLYARVNGGPASRAPNLSDSSLSAVVTGIIVEEEQIGPRRYVARLGVMFDRARVSRYLGVSGIIRRSPPMLVLPVQWVGNTPLSFEDRTPWERAWLRYRSGESPIDYVRASGTGPTPLLLTVGQTNRPGRGWWRFLLDSYGAADVVVPVVHLQYAYPGGPVYGRFVAYHGPDRTKIAQFSLRVRSPNSLDQLLDEGVRRIDAAYAAALEDGRLRPDPSLNFEFGLDEEALEEALDELEGSVAVSVNRPVEVPTNTVENTATGRYTIQVVTPDANAVRSSEATVRGTPGVRGATTSSLAIGGVSLMEINYIGDLDTLASALSARGFQVQRGAGTLRISQGGSQPAATPDGE from the coding sequence ATGCAGTTCATAACCCGAAATCTTATTGTCGCTTTGGCCATCGCGCTGCTCGTTATGGGCGCCGCAGGCGTCGTGTTGGCGCAGCAGCAACCGACCCGCGAAAATGCGCGCGATTTCGGCTTTGATGCACGCGCAAGCTACGAAGTTACGGGGATTCTTGTCGATGCATCGGGTGAAAATGCCGAGGATGCCCGCCGTAATGCATGGGAGCAGGCCCAGCGCGAAGGCTGGCGGATGCTCTATGCGCGGGTCAATGGAGGTCCTGCATCGCGCGCTCCGAATCTCAGCGATTCGTCATTGAGCGCGGTCGTTACGGGAATCATCGTCGAAGAAGAACAGATCGGCCCGCGCCGCTATGTTGCACGACTGGGTGTGATGTTCGATCGCGCTCGGGTGAGTCGCTATCTGGGTGTATCCGGTATCATCCGTCGATCACCGCCAATGCTGGTCCTGCCCGTACAGTGGGTCGGAAATACTCCGCTCAGCTTTGAAGATCGTACACCTTGGGAGCGCGCATGGCTTCGCTATCGATCCGGCGAGAGCCCGATCGACTATGTCCGTGCGAGTGGCACTGGTCCGACGCCGCTGCTGCTGACCGTAGGACAAACCAATCGGCCGGGCCGTGGCTGGTGGCGCTTCTTGCTCGATTCCTATGGCGCAGCCGATGTCGTGGTTCCGGTGGTCCATCTGCAATATGCCTATCCCGGTGGCCCCGTTTATGGCCGCTTTGTTGCCTATCATGGCCCCGACCGGACAAAGATCGCCCAATTCTCGCTCCGAGTCCGCAGCCCGAACAGTCTCGATCAATTGCTCGATGAAGGTGTGCGGAGGATTGATGCGGCGTATGCGGCTGCATTGGAAGACGGGCGCCTGCGGCCCGATCCATCGCTAAACTTTGAGTTTGGGCTTGATGAAGAGGCGCTTGAAGAGGCGCTTGATGAACTGGAGGGCAGCGTAGCCGTTTCGGTTAATCGTCCCGTCGAAGTGCCAACCAATACTGTCGAAAATACAGCGACCGGTCGCTACACCATCCAGGTGGTTACGCCGGACGCCAATGCGGTCCGGTCCAGTGAAGCGACGGTCCGCGGAACACCGGGCGTGCGCGGTGCAACAACTTCGAGCCTTGCAATTGGCGGCGTGTCGCTGATGGAAATCAACTATATCGGCGATCTCGATACGCTCGCGTCCGCCCTGTCTGCCCGTGGTTTCCAGGTTCAGCGTGGGGCAGGGACTTTGCGTATCAGCCAGGGTGGATCCCAGCCTGCGGCCACCCCAGACGGCGAATGA
- a CDS encoding I78 family peptidase inhibitor: protein MAPPFGATTCNADPVQDLLGQTANQELAASAMVRSGAETLRWIPPNSAVTMDFRPERLNISFDENSIVTDINCG, encoded by the coding sequence GTGGCGCCGCCGTTTGGAGCCACAACATGCAACGCAGATCCGGTCCAGGATCTTTTGGGACAGACTGCCAATCAGGAACTGGCTGCATCGGCCATGGTACGGAGCGGCGCGGAAACACTGCGCTGGATTCCACCCAATAGCGCTGTGACCATGGATTTTCGGCCAGAGCGCTTGAATATTTCCTTTGATGAGAACTCGATCGTTACGGACATCAACTGCGGCTAG
- a CDS encoding DnaA/Hda family protein has protein sequence MSQITLPLDWPETGDPTGFIVDESNADAVRHLDSWTLWPVHISLLTGPRKSGRSTLAKLFARKSGGQVIDDADLSDEEALFHAWNAAQATQKPLLIVADEPPPRWEIALPDLQTRIAATPKIRIEEPSDRLIEARFQHHFSERGLAMPQNVIDYLLKRMDRSHAALAHTIQLLDRHAYEQGRRITVNLAREVMAELGFIDL, from the coding sequence ATGAGCCAAATTACATTGCCACTGGATTGGCCTGAAACAGGCGATCCGACTGGATTCATTGTTGATGAAAGCAATGCGGATGCCGTCCGTCATCTCGACAGCTGGACGCTCTGGCCGGTCCATATCAGCCTGCTGACCGGGCCGCGCAAATCCGGGCGATCCACGCTGGCAAAGCTGTTCGCGCGAAAAAGCGGCGGGCAGGTAATCGATGATGCGGATCTGAGCGACGAAGAAGCCTTGTTCCATGCCTGGAATGCGGCGCAAGCAACGCAAAAACCCTTGCTGATCGTTGCCGATGAGCCGCCGCCGCGCTGGGAAATAGCGCTTCCCGATCTCCAGACCCGGATCGCGGCAACGCCCAAGATTAGGATTGAAGAGCCCAGTGATCGGCTAATCGAAGCGCGTTTCCAGCATCATTTCTCGGAGCGGGGCCTCGCAATGCCTCAAAATGTGATCGATTATCTTCTGAAACGGATGGATCGCAGCCATGCGGCATTGGCGCACACCATCCAGTTGTTGGATCGTCACGCCTATGAGCAGGGCCGCAGGATCACCGTCAATCTGGCGCGCGAAGTGATGGCGGAGCTCGGTTTCATCGACCTGTAA
- a CDS encoding leucyl aminopeptidase, with protein MPVTFVSSVPEDSSAVVLPISKGQAISAATANLDGSVGTALARAAEASRFEGDLGGIVEVFGDNGESARRYVLVGTGNGDDGESLEKAGGTAMAKLQASGETSLTFDARTSDDDTAGSRMAFGALQRGWTLGTYRTKQPAKSKPTVSGLSVVGGDDEAQGWDRFQAVYAGIALARELVTEPPNVIHPQGFVERCRPLADLGVSIEVLDGDEMAELGMGALLGVSQGSAQPPKLLVMRWDGTDGTQEKPVAFVGKGVTFDTGGISLKPGPGMEDMKFDMGGAAAVAGAMRALAGRKANAHVVGVCGLVENMPSSNAQRPSDIVTTMSGQTVEVLNTDAEGRLVLCDAMHWVQENYSPEVMVDLATLTGAMIIALGHDHAGCFSNDDGLANQLLDAGSASGDKLWRLPLGKAYDKLIDSPIADIKNVGPREAGSITAAQYLQRFVQDGVKWAHLDIAGTVWMKTNSQLWAKGATGYGVRLLDRFIADNFEG; from the coding sequence ATTCCCGTCACATTCGTTTCATCCGTTCCTGAAGACTCGTCTGCGGTGGTCCTGCCGATCAGCAAGGGCCAGGCGATCAGCGCTGCCACAGCAAATCTTGATGGAAGCGTCGGCACGGCCCTCGCGCGGGCCGCCGAAGCAAGCCGTTTCGAAGGCGATCTTGGCGGGATAGTCGAAGTTTTCGGTGACAACGGAGAATCCGCCCGGCGCTATGTGCTGGTCGGAACCGGCAATGGCGATGATGGCGAGTCCCTTGAAAAAGCGGGCGGCACGGCAATGGCCAAACTCCAGGCGTCCGGCGAAACCAGCCTGACCTTTGATGCGCGCACGAGCGATGACGACACCGCCGGATCGCGAATGGCCTTTGGCGCACTCCAACGCGGCTGGACGCTCGGCACGTACCGGACAAAACAGCCGGCGAAGTCGAAACCGACAGTTTCCGGGCTTTCCGTGGTTGGCGGTGACGATGAAGCGCAGGGCTGGGATCGCTTCCAGGCAGTTTATGCCGGTATCGCACTGGCCCGTGAACTGGTGACAGAACCGCCCAATGTCATCCACCCCCAAGGATTTGTCGAACGCTGCCGGCCGCTTGCTGATCTCGGCGTGTCGATCGAGGTCCTCGATGGCGATGAAATGGCGGAACTCGGCATGGGCGCGCTGCTCGGCGTGTCCCAAGGCTCGGCCCAGCCTCCCAAATTGCTGGTCATGCGATGGGACGGCACCGATGGCACCCAGGAAAAACCGGTCGCTTTTGTTGGCAAGGGCGTAACCTTCGATACCGGCGGTATCTCGCTGAAACCGGGTCCCGGTATGGAAGACATGAAGTTCGACATGGGTGGCGCAGCAGCCGTTGCTGGCGCCATGCGCGCGCTGGCAGGCCGCAAAGCCAACGCGCATGTTGTCGGCGTATGCGGGCTGGTTGAAAACATGCCGTCAAGCAATGCCCAGCGCCCAAGCGATATCGTGACGACAATGTCGGGCCAGACAGTCGAAGTCCTGAACACGGACGCGGAAGGCCGTCTCGTCCTGTGCGATGCGATGCACTGGGTGCAGGAAAATTATTCGCCTGAGGTGATGGTCGATCTCGCCACGCTCACGGGCGCGATGATCATTGCGCTCGGCCATGACCATGCCGGCTGCTTCTCCAATGACGATGGACTCGCCAACCAGCTTCTCGACGCGGGCAGCGCCAGCGGAGACAAGCTGTGGCGACTGCCGCTCGGCAAAGCGTATGACAAGCTCATCGATTCGCCGATTGCAGACATCAAGAATGTCGGCCCGCGCGAAGCCGGATCGATTACTGCGGCCCAATATCTGCAACGGTTTGTCCAGGACGGCGTCAAATGGGCGCATCTCGATATTGCCGGGACGGTCTGGATGAAGACCAATTCACAGCTCTGGGCGAAGGGCGCGACCGGCTATGGCGTGCGGCTGCTCGATCGGTTCATCGCCGACAATTTCGAAGGGTAA
- the purM gene encoding phosphoribosylformylglycinamidine cyclo-ligase, which produces MNAKRNSPEPYSYDKAGVSIAAGNALVKAIAPLARATARPGADADLGGFGGFFDPKAAGYSDPLLVAANDGVGTKVKLAIDFDRHDRIGIDLVAMCVNDLIVQGAEPLFFLDYFATGKLDNGVAERVVAGIADGCTESGCALIGGETAEMPGMYADGDYDLAGFCVGAVERGEALTGTDVEAGDLILGLGSSGVHSNGFSLVRRLAADKEWKLDRPAPFDQEHLLVDTLIEPTRIYVKSLLPLVRAGKIKALAHITGGGLLENIPRVLGDAHHAHVDASAWPQPALMGFLQGQGNIEPEEMARTFNCGIGMILIVHPDLAASVTDALIAAGETVHQIGRIENGEKGCTVSGTAADWSALADWSATHNG; this is translated from the coding sequence ATGAACGCCAAGCGAAATTCACCTGAGCCCTATAGCTACGACAAAGCCGGCGTGTCGATCGCCGCCGGCAATGCACTGGTCAAGGCCATTGCTCCCCTGGCGAGAGCGACTGCGCGTCCCGGCGCGGATGCCGATCTAGGCGGTTTTGGCGGGTTCTTTGATCCCAAGGCGGCCGGCTATTCCGATCCGTTGCTTGTGGCGGCCAATGACGGGGTCGGCACGAAGGTGAAACTGGCCATCGATTTTGATCGCCATGACCGGATCGGCATCGATCTTGTCGCAATGTGCGTCAATGATCTGATTGTTCAGGGTGCTGAACCACTTTTCTTTCTCGATTATTTTGCAACTGGAAAACTGGACAATGGCGTTGCCGAGCGGGTCGTTGCCGGGATTGCCGATGGCTGCACAGAATCGGGCTGTGCGCTAATCGGAGGTGAAACCGCCGAGATGCCGGGAATGTATGCCGATGGCGATTATGATTTAGCCGGGTTTTGTGTTGGTGCGGTTGAACGCGGAGAAGCGCTTACTGGCACGGACGTGGAGGCTGGCGATCTGATCCTGGGTCTTGGGTCTTCCGGAGTGCATTCGAACGGATTTTCGTTGGTACGCAGATTGGCAGCTGACAAGGAGTGGAAGCTCGACCGTCCTGCTCCGTTCGATCAAGAACATTTGCTCGTCGATACGCTGATCGAGCCGACGCGAATCTATGTAAAATCCCTGTTACCGCTGGTCCGCGCCGGCAAGATTAAGGCGCTCGCTCATATTACGGGCGGCGGATTGCTCGAAAATATTCCGCGGGTCCTGGGTGATGCGCATCATGCGCATGTCGATGCATCCGCATGGCCACAACCGGCTTTGATGGGGTTCTTGCAAGGCCAGGGAAATATCGAGCCGGAAGAAATGGCGCGCACATTCAATTGCGGAATCGGCATGATTTTGATCGTTCATCCTGATCTCGCTGCTTCTGTCACAGACGCGCTAATAGCTGCCGGTGAAACAGTGCATCAGATTGGTCGGATCGAAAATGGCGAGAAAGGCTGCACCGTGTCGGGTACAGCAGCCGATTGGTCGGCACTCGCCGACTGGAGCGCAACGCATAATGGCTAA
- the ndk gene encoding nucleoside-diphosphate kinase: MAATRTFSIIKPDATRRNLTGAVTKMLEEADLRVVASKRIQMTQEQAEGFYAVHKERPFFGDLVAFMTSGPVVVQVLEGEDAVIRNRKIMGATNPADADEGTIRKTYAESIEANSVHGSDSDENAAIEIAFFFNEDELVG, from the coding sequence ATGGCCGCGACACGCACATTCTCAATCATCAAACCCGACGCCACTCGCCGCAATCTGACCGGCGCCGTCACTAAAATGCTGGAAGAGGCCGACCTTCGCGTTGTTGCTTCCAAGCGCATTCAGATGACCCAGGAACAGGCAGAAGGTTTTTACGCAGTCCACAAGGAACGCCCCTTTTTCGGTGATCTCGTTGCTTTCATGACGTCCGGTCCGGTTGTCGTGCAGGTTCTTGAAGGCGAAGACGCTGTCATTCGCAATCGCAAAATCATGGGCGCTACCAACCCGGCCGACGCCGACGAAGGCACGATCCGCAAGACCTATGCGGAATCGATCGAAGCCAATTCGGTGCATGGTTCTGACAGCGATGAAAATGCCGCGATCGAAATCGCCTTTTTCTTCAATGAAGATGAGCTTGTCGGCTAA
- a CDS encoding RNA degradosome polyphosphate kinase: MDDYNPEHITEDFSRETEAEPGTEDRYFNRELSWLGFNERVLEEARNTAHPLLERLRFLSISGNNLDEFFMVRVAGLKGQQLQGVEMRSADGMTPGQQLTAVSARANALMDEQQLVWTELRAALADTDIHVLTDEEIVGETENWLASHFQQHIFPVLTPQALDPAHPFPFIPNKGFSLVFDLQRKADGEPIRELLMVPTTLPRFVRLPGETARYVAIETIIRRFTDILFPGYDLIGQGAFRIIRDSDIEVEEEAEDLVRYFRSAIKRRRRGRVIRLKLDSDIPSDMEDLIRREMGGDDAIVAESSGFLGVADLEQLVDEDRPDLKFPPFNPRFPERIREHGGDCFAAIKTKDIVVHHPYETFDVVVALLKQAAEDPDVVAIKQTLYRAGKQSAVIRALIDAAEAGKSVTAVVELKARFDEEQNLLWANALERAGVQVVYGFIEWKTHAKVTMVVRKEEDGYRTYCHFGTGNYHPVTAKIYTDLSFFTADPRAGRDAAQLFNYITGYVQPEGLELISMSPRDMRDDLMKLIDVEIANVRAGKDGAVWAKMNSLVDPAIIEKLYEASNEGVEVDLIIRGICCLKPGVPGMSENIRVRSVIGRFLEHSRIACFGNGAALPNKNAHVLISSADWMPRNFDRRVEYMMPIENPTVHAQILDQVMVANLIDNEQSWQLKSDGSYERIDPGERPFNLHRYFMTNPSLSGRGAALSEQGSMPKKLHVKRRG; the protein is encoded by the coding sequence GTGGACGACTATAATCCGGAACATATTACCGAGGATTTCTCGCGCGAGACCGAAGCGGAGCCGGGAACAGAAGATCGCTATTTCAATCGCGAGCTGAGTTGGCTCGGCTTCAACGAACGGGTGTTGGAAGAGGCGCGCAATACAGCGCATCCACTGCTTGAGCGGCTGCGCTTCCTGTCGATCTCCGGCAATAATCTCGATGAGTTTTTCATGGTGCGGGTTGCCGGATTGAAAGGGCAGCAGCTGCAGGGCGTCGAAATGCGATCGGCGGACGGAATGACGCCCGGGCAACAGCTGACGGCAGTATCCGCGCGCGCCAATGCATTGATGGACGAGCAGCAGCTGGTCTGGACCGAATTACGCGCTGCGCTGGCAGACACCGATATCCATGTCCTGACCGATGAGGAAATTGTCGGCGAAACGGAAAACTGGCTGGCGAGCCATTTCCAACAGCATATTTTTCCGGTGCTGACACCGCAGGCGCTGGACCCGGCGCATCCATTTCCCTTCATTCCCAACAAGGGCTTCAGCCTGGTCTTCGATCTCCAGCGCAAGGCGGATGGAGAACCGATCCGCGAATTGCTGATGGTCCCGACGACACTCCCCCGTTTTGTGCGACTTCCCGGTGAAACCGCCCGCTACGTCGCTATCGAAACCATCATCAGAAGGTTCACCGATATCCTGTTCCCCGGCTATGATCTGATTGGGCAGGGCGCATTCCGGATAATCCGCGACAGTGACATCGAAGTGGAAGAGGAAGCTGAAGATTTAGTCCGCTACTTCCGCAGCGCTATCAAACGCCGCCGCCGCGGGCGCGTAATCCGCCTCAAGCTGGATTCCGATATTCCCAGCGATATGGAAGATCTGATCCGGCGGGAAATGGGAGGCGACGATGCGATAGTAGCAGAATCGAGCGGATTCCTTGGCGTGGCGGATCTCGAACAACTTGTCGACGAAGATCGCCCGGATTTGAAATTTCCACCCTTCAATCCACGATTTCCGGAACGCATCCGGGAACATGGCGGAGACTGCTTTGCGGCAATCAAGACCAAAGATATTGTCGTCCATCACCCCTATGAAACATTCGATGTCGTCGTCGCGCTGTTGAAGCAGGCGGCAGAAGATCCTGACGTCGTCGCCATCAAACAAACACTGTATCGAGCGGGCAAACAATCCGCGGTAATACGCGCACTGATCGATGCAGCCGAAGCAGGTAAATCGGTAACGGCGGTCGTCGAGCTAAAAGCGCGCTTCGATGAAGAACAGAATCTTCTTTGGGCAAACGCGTTGGAGCGCGCCGGCGTCCAGGTTGTCTATGGCTTCATCGAATGGAAAACGCACGCCAAGGTTACCATGGTCGTCCGCAAGGAAGAGGATGGCTATCGCACCTACTGTCATTTTGGGACAGGCAATTATCATCCGGTTACGGCCAAGATATACACCGACCTGAGCTTTTTCACCGCCGATCCACGGGCAGGACGCGATGCCGCGCAGCTGTTCAACTATATCACCGGCTATGTGCAGCCTGAAGGCCTCGAGCTTATCTCCATGTCACCGCGCGATATGCGGGACGACCTGATGAAGTTGATCGATGTTGAAATTGCAAATGTCCGTGCCGGCAAAGATGGTGCGGTCTGGGCCAAGATGAATTCTCTTGTGGATCCGGCGATTATCGAAAAACTCTATGAAGCTAGCAATGAAGGTGTCGAAGTCGATCTTATCATTCGAGGGATTTGCTGCCTCAAACCAGGCGTTCCGGGCATGTCGGAGAATATCCGTGTACGTTCGGTAATTGGCCGGTTTCTGGAGCATAGCCGCATTGCCTGTTTCGGTAATGGCGCTGCTCTACCCAACAAGAATGCGCATGTACTCATCAGTTCCGCAGACTGGATGCCGCGTAACTTCGATCGCCGGGTCGAATATATGATGCCGATCGAGAATCCGACGGTGCACGCCCAAATTCTCGATCAGGTGATGGTCGCAAATCTGATCGACAATGAACAGAGCTGGCAGCTCAAGTCCGATGGTAGCTATGAACGTATCGACCCCGGCGAGCGGCCGTTTAACCTGCATCGCTACTTTATGACCAACCCATCGCTTTCGGGGCGTGGCGCGGCGTTGAGCGAGCAGGGGTCGATGCCGAAGAAGCTGCACGTCAAACGGCGTGGATAA